The genome window AGCATTTAAAAAGGGGATATCAAATTGTTTACGGGCCTACCATTTTAAAGAAAGAGTTGTGGAAACAGTCTGGGCATTTAGAAAATTATAGTGATAGTATGTATTTTACAGAAGTTGATGGGGTTTCCTATGGTATAAAACCAATGAACTGCCTTAATCATATTATTATTTATAAATCTGATATTAGAAGCTATAGAGATTTACCTTTAAAATATTTTGAGCTAGGTACAGTTCATAGAAATGAGAAATCAGGTGTCCTACATGGTTTATTAAGGGTTAGGTCTTTCACCCAAGATGATGCTCACATTTTTTGCAGGGAGGATCAACTAACTAATGAAATACATAAAGTGATTGATTTTATTGATTATGTAATGGGTGTATTTGGGTTTAGCTATACCTTTACTATTTCGACAAAGCCTGAGAAGTATATAGGAAGTGATGAAGTGTGGGATATATCTACAAAATCTTTATTTGATGCATTAGATAATAGAGGTTTAACGTATAATGTTGCAGAAGGGGATGGTGCATTTTATGGTCCCAAGATTGATGTAACACTAACAGATGCATTGGGGCGTAAATGGCAATGTGCTACAATACAGTGTGACCTGAATTTACCTGATCGCTTTGATTTAAAATATATTGGTAAAGAAGGGAAAGAGCATAGACCAGTAATGATTCATAGGGTTATATTGGGCTCTTTAGATAGGTTTATTGGTATATTAATAGAACATTTTGCTGGTTTAATTCCTTTTTGGCTAGCACCTGTTCAAATAATTATCTTGACTATAGCAGATAGGCATATTAGTTATGCTAGAGAATTAGCAGATAGATTAATGGAGGATGGCTTTAGGATTGAGCTAGATATTAGAAATGAAAAAATTGGCTATAAAATAAGACAAGCTGTAGATCAAAAAATACCACATATAATTATAGTTGGAGATAAGGAGATTGAAAATAGAAGTATTTCTGTGAGAATACCAAAGGGTGTGCAAATAAATGATTTAAAATTACAAGAGTATAAAGATAATGTAGAATTTCTAAGAAGAGAGAAAAAACTAGATTTTTGGAGGTAATCTATAGGCAGAGAAAGTACAGACAAGAATGTTAGGATAAATGATAGGATTAATTATCCAAATGTGAGATTAATCCTTGAGGATGGCAAGCAATTTGGGGTTGTTAAAACTGAAGAGGCTTTGAATATGGCTAGAGAGAGAGGTTTAGATTTAGTTGAGGTTGCACCACAAGCTAAACCCCCAGTGTGCAGAATAATGGACTATGGTAAGTATAAATTTGAACAAGCAAAAAAGGATAAAGAAGCAAGAAAAAAACAAAGACTTCATCAAATAGAGATAAAGGAAATTAAGTTAAGGCCAAAAATTGATGAACATGATTATAATGTAAAACTAAAACATATAAAAAGATTTTTATCTGCAGGAAATAAAGTAAAGCTAACTGTTAGGTATAGAGGAAGGGAGAGAATATTTCAAGAACACGGTATAAGGCTTATTGAAAAGGTATTAGATGATGTGAGTGAACTAGGATTTGCCGAGAAAAAATCTTTAGAAAAGGGTAAACCCCATATTGTTATTATTGCTCCTAAAAATAATCTAAAAGCAGGAGGCGAAGGTGAGAAAAACTAAAACTCATAGTGGTGCAAAAAAAAGGTTTAAGATTACAGGAAACAATAAAATATTGTTTGGAAGATCAGGAACAAGGCATTTATTATCTAAAAAAAGTTCAAAAAGAAAAAGATATTTAAAGTTGCCAGCCGAATTTACAGGCAGAGAAAAAATAAAAATAAAGAAAATATTATCAGTGAGGTAAGGAGGTAGTTATGCCAAGGGCAAAAGGCGGATTTAAAACTAGGAGAAGAAGGAAGAAATGGCTTTCATTGACCAAAGGTTTTAGGGGAGCCCCAAATAATGTATATAGACTATCTAGGCAGGCTGCAGAAAGAGCTCAGGCCTCTGCTTATAGGGGGAGGAAACAGAAAAAAAGAGACTACAGAAGATTGTGGGTTATTAGATTAAATGCAGCTCTTAGAGAAGAGAATATCTCGTATAGCAGGTTTATACACCTATTAAGACAAAATAATATAGATATTAATAGGAAAGCTTTATCTGAATTATCTATTAATGACAATGAATCATTCAAAGCTCTTGTTAAAAAAGTAAAAAGCATGGATTAATGGATAGAATTTTTTTAGAAGAGATTGAGAATATAAATACTTACAAAGATGAAATAGGTGCTGCAAATAATCTTGAAGATCTTTATAGTGTAAAACTTAAGTATTTGGGTAAAAAAGGCATAATAACAAGTTTAAATAAGAATTTGAGAGATATCCCAAAAGAGGAGAGGCGAGATTATGGTAGAATAATCCAAGAAACGAGGAAGGATTTTGAAAGGTTATATTTAGAAAAAGAAAGAGAATTAAAAAGAAAAGCTCAAAATGAGAGATTAAAAGGCGAGTTTATTGATGTATCTTTGCCAGGATTTCCCTTTTCATGTGGCTGCATTCATCCAATAACACAAATTTACTATAAAATTGTTAATATATTTGTTTCAATGGGTTTTGAGATCGCTGAGGGTCCTGAGGTAGAGAAAGAATTCTATAATTTTGAAGCCTTAAATATTCCTAAAGACCATCCAGCTAGGGACATGCAAGATACTTTTTATATCGACCAAGAATTATTATTAAGAACCCATACCTCTCCTGTGCAGGTAAGGGTAATGGAAGGTAAAAAACCTCCCATTAGAATAATTGCTCCAGGAAAAGTTTATAGATGTGATAATGATATTAGTCATACACCTATGTTCCATCAAGTTGAGGGTCTTTTTGTTGATAAAGATGTAACCTTTGCAAACCTTAAGGCAACATTAATTAGTTTTATTGAAAAACTATTTGAGGATAAGAGACCTGTTAGATTTAGGCCAAGCTATTTCCCTTTTACTGAACCAAGCGCAGAGGTTGACATAGGTTGTGTAGTTTGCGATGGAAAAGGGTGTAGGCTTTGTGGGAATACAGGTTGGCTTGAAGTATTAGGTTGTGGCATGGTCCATCCAAATGTATTTAAAGCTGTGCATTTAGATGCTAATAAATATAGTGGTTATGCCTTTGGCTTAGGAATTGAAAGAATTGCAATGTTATTATATCGCATTAATGATATAAGATTATTTTTTGAGAACAATCTTAATTTTTTGAGGCAATTTTGATGTTATTCTCCAAAAGATGGGCAGAACAATTCGTTGATATATCAGATTTAAGCACTAATGATATAGTTGAATCTCTGACAATGGCAGGCCTAGAGGTTGAATCCTATGATGAACTTTTTGATGTTAGTGACGTAGTAGTTGCTCAGATTCAAGAGTCTGAAAATATACCCTCAAGCTCTAGTCTAAAATATTGCAGGATTTATGACGGTACAAAGGAATATAATGTAGTTTGTGGGGCACCCTCTGCAAAAAAAGGATTAAAAGTTGCCTTTGCAAGACCCTTTGCGAGATTGGCTAATAATAAGGAGATTAAACCATTAGTTATTAGTGGTATAAAATCTGAAGGAATGTTGTGTTCTGCAGCAGATTTGGGATTAGAATCAAAAAGTGATGATCTTTTAATCTTAGATGATAAATATGATTTAGGTTATGATGTTAATAATATCATTGAATTACCTGATACAATCTTTGATGTGTCAATTACACCAAACAGGGGTGATCTTTTAAGCATAAGAGGTATTTCTAGAGAGCTTGCGTCAATTTTTGGAAAAGAGTTTAGAGATATTTCCTTTAATTTAACCTCAGACTTGAGTGAATCTGAATTTGATAGTTTTAGTGTAAATGTAGAGGATAGCATTAATTGTCCTCTTTATATTGGTAAGATAATCAAAGATGTTGAGATTAGCAATTCACCTACTATTATTGCATCACGATTAATAAAACATGGGATAAATATAATAAATAATGTAGTTGATATTTCAAATTATATATTAATAGAAACTAATCAACCACTACATACCTTTGATTTAGATTTATTAGAAGGAAATATTATTGTTAGAAAAGCAAGAAGTGGGGAAAGACTAAAGCTTTTAGATGGTAGAGAAATATTATTAACTAGTGATGAGTTAGTTATTGCTGATAGCAAAAAACCTGTTGCTCTAGCTGGTATAATGGGGGGTGAAAATTCAGCCGTTAATAATAGTACTTCAAATATATTTTTAGAGAGTGCTTTTTTTGATAGTAGAATAGTAAGAAGGACTTCTAAGAGGTTTAATATATCAACAGATGCTTCCTATCGTTTTGAGAGAGGGATTGATATTGGTGAAGTTGAAAGACTAGCTAACTACACATCTTTATTTTTGCAGAGCTTTGCCAGTGGCAAGATATATAAAAAAACTTATAAGTGTCAGAATGTAAATATAGATAAAAGAAACGTTTATTTTAATTATGATAATATAAATAAATTATTGGGATGCAATATTGACTATAGTAAACAAAAGGAGATCTTAAATAGTTTAAATATAGAAATCTTAGAGCATGCTGAGGGGCATATTGCAATTGTTCCAACATATAGAAATGATCTTGAAAGACAAGCCGATCTTGCTGAGGAAGTTGCTAGGATATATGGTTATAATAATATTCCTGTTACACTTCCACAAATTTCTATTGATAATAATCCACCATCTATTTATGTACAGGAGGTTAGAAATCTTAGATATTTATTAAAAACACTTGGATTTTCAGAGGTCATTAATTATTCCTTTATTGATAGTGACTATTTAAATAACTTTGATAATACTAAGAATTTTTTAAAGCTAAAAAATCCCCTATCTAAGAAAATGGATGTATTGAGAACCCATATCTTTCCTTCACTAATTAGCAATATAGCATTAAATATTAGGAAGGGTTTTAGGAATATCAATGTTTTTGAGATATCTAAAATCTATACTAAATATAATAATGGAGTTAGAGAAGAGGAACACCTTTCTTTTGCAATAACTGAAGAATTTTGGCCTATCAATTGGATTATGAAAGAAGAGGTTGATGGTTTTTATATTATTAAAGGTGTATTATCAAATATCTTACACTCTTTCAATATAGATTATTCTGTAAAAAGGGTTGAGGACTTATTGGCTTTTCTACACCCAGGCAAATCTGGTAAAATTGTTATAGATAATAAAGAAGTTGGATTTATTGGTGAGGTGCACCCTGATTTGATAAATGATTTAGAATTGAGGGGTAGGGTTTTTATTGTAGAATTAATTTTGGATAAAGTATTTAGCAATCTAAGAGTTAGACAAGTTTCTTATAAACAATTTTCACAATATCCGCCAGTTTATAAGGATTTAAGTATTGTTGTAAGGGATAATATATTGGCAGAAGATGTAATCTTATTTATCTATAAGATATCAGATAAAATAAGTAGCGTTGATTTATATGATGTATATAAGGGTAAGGGGATTAAAGATAACGAAAGGAGTTTGACCTTTAGGATAACCTTTTCAGATATGAATAAAACCCTAACTGACAATGAAACAAATAATATATTAAATAATATAATTGATTGTGTTACTAAAGAATTTCAGGCTGAATTAAGATAGTGACTGTAGGGCTTTGATAAGATTTAATTGACTTAATTAAATTTTTTGTGTATATAATAATTAATCAAAGGTGGCTTATGTCATTAACTGCTAATATTGAATTTATATACTTACATAATGCACGTTTGCGTTATCTTGAGCTTGAATTTCTTTTAAATAAAGGTGTTGTATATAAATCTCAGATTGTTGATTTTGATCAGTATACAATTAATATAAAAGTAGAAGATTTTACCTATAATATTGTTAAAAGAGATCTGCAATGTGTTAGACCTGTAAAAAATGTTCTTGTTGTTGATATTGATTATATAAGTAAAACATATTATTTAGCTGGAGTAAATTCTAGGGTGAGGCATAGAAGACCTCCAATACAGGATATATTTTTAAATGAAGTAAGAAAATATGGTCTTTCAGTTGAATTACTAATGAAAGATTTAAAAGTTTATAGAGGCAAAATATTAGGTTTTGATAATTTTACTATTCTATTAAATATAGATGATATACAACATATGTTTTATAAAAATAATATATTGGAAGTGTATCCTTTGGAACAAAAATTTGAAATAATAAAATATGTAGAAGAGAAGTCTAATGGATGATAAAGAAAAGCTTATACTTATAGTTGATGATGAAGAGCATACAAGGTTAGGTTATGCAGAAGTATTAAGGCTTGATGGGTATGATGTCGATGTTGCCGAAGATGGTGATGTTGGTTTTAGAAAAGCACTAGCAAATGAGTATGATGTTATTGTTACAGATTTACGCATGCCCAAAAGCGATGGCATCTCTTTTGTTCAGAGGTTAAGGGAAAAAGGCATTAATACCCCAGTAATCGTCATAACAGCATTTGGGAGTTATAAAACGTATAAATCATCTAAAAATTTAGGTGTTATAGAGTATTTAAATAAGCCAATTAGGGCAAAAGATCTAAAAAGTGCAATCGAGAAAGTTCTTAGTTAAAATGTTGCTTAAGATCTCCTATGAATTCACTATATAAATCTTGTTCTTCAAAGGATATCGATTCATAAGAGGTCATATTTTTGGTAAAATATGTTTTAATATCTTTATACTGGAAAAATTTATTGCACATTATTGATGGTTCACCTGAAATGTATGATAGTTTTTCTGAGAATTCTTTTGGCAATATTTGCAATTCTAGAAGGTTATTAGTTAGATATTTATAATTTTTCGTTGTAAAAATATAGATTCCATCGATTCTTTCTATGTCAGATTTGATTGTTTTAAATATTGCATTAAAAAAAGATTTTAAAAGAAACATTATATCTAACAAATCTTGGTCTACATAGTACTCCTTATCTTTTTTCCTGTATACATAGAATAGAGGTCTCCCGTTTTTATTAGCTAGTTTAATGAGTTTGTCTATAGAAATTTTGTTAACAAGAGATTGCCTATCTTCAAGATGAAATCCCTTAGTTATTATGCCGTCCTTTCTAAGGTGTTTAATAGTATTTGTTAGTGCATT of Deferribacterota bacterium contains these proteins:
- the rpmI gene encoding 50S ribosomal protein L35, translated to MRKTKTHSGAKKRFKITGNNKILFGRSGTRHLLSKKSSKRKRYLKLPAEFTGREKIKIKKILSVR
- the thrS gene encoding threonine--tRNA ligase, which codes for MIVYIDKKEFNIKDNIFKVNELLSYLNINSKSIIAVSINGVYKDLDSDIGDGDKIELISAENEKAIEILRHSAAHLMAQAVKRLFSNAKLVIGPPIENGFYYDIDLDINLSEKDLPLIEKEMDNIVQSDYKIIREELPKEEAIELFGKIGETYKIELLKDINDEFVSIYRQGEFVDLCRGPHVPSTGYIKHYKLLKVAGAYLRGDSRNKMLQRIYGTAFFKKNDLTIYLNRLKEAEKRDHRKLGRQLNIFLIDEKVGAGLPIYLPKGGLLRGTLEEFEKSEHLKRGYQIVYGPTILKKELWKQSGHLENYSDSMYFTEVDGVSYGIKPMNCLNHIIIYKSDIRSYRDLPLKYFELGTVHRNEKSGVLHGLLRVRSFTQDDAHIFCREDQLTNEIHKVIDFIDYVMGVFGFSYTFTISTKPEKYIGSDEVWDISTKSLFDALDNRGLTYNVAEGDGAFYGPKIDVTLTDALGRKWQCATIQCDLNLPDRFDLKYIGKEGKEHRPVMIHRVILGSLDRFIGILIEHFAGLIPFWLAPVQIIILTIADRHISYARELADRLMEDGFRIELDIRNEKIGYKIRQAVDQKIPHIIIVGDKEIENRSISVRIPKGVQINDLKLQEYKDNVEFLRREKKLDFWR
- a CDS encoding response regulator → MDDKEKLILIVDDEEHTRLGYAEVLRLDGYDVDVAEDGDVGFRKALANEYDVIVTDLRMPKSDGISFVQRLREKGINTPVIVITAFGSYKTYKSSKNLGVIEYLNKPIRAKDLKSAIEKVLS
- the pheT gene encoding phenylalanine--tRNA ligase subunit beta: MLFSKRWAEQFVDISDLSTNDIVESLTMAGLEVESYDELFDVSDVVVAQIQESENIPSSSSLKYCRIYDGTKEYNVVCGAPSAKKGLKVAFARPFARLANNKEIKPLVISGIKSEGMLCSAADLGLESKSDDLLILDDKYDLGYDVNNIIELPDTIFDVSITPNRGDLLSIRGISRELASIFGKEFRDISFNLTSDLSESEFDSFSVNVEDSINCPLYIGKIIKDVEISNSPTIIASRLIKHGINIINNVVDISNYILIETNQPLHTFDLDLLEGNIIVRKARSGERLKLLDGREILLTSDELVIADSKKPVALAGIMGGENSAVNNSTSNIFLESAFFDSRIVRRTSKRFNISTDASYRFERGIDIGEVERLANYTSLFLQSFASGKIYKKTYKCQNVNIDKRNVYFNYDNINKLLGCNIDYSKQKEILNSLNIEILEHAEGHIAIVPTYRNDLERQADLAEEVARIYGYNNIPVTLPQISIDNNPPSIYVQEVRNLRYLLKTLGFSEVINYSFIDSDYLNNFDNTKNFLKLKNPLSKKMDVLRTHIFPSLISNIALNIRKGFRNINVFEISKIYTKYNNGVREEEHLSFAITEEFWPINWIMKEEVDGFYIIKGVLSNILHSFNIDYSVKRVEDLLAFLHPGKSGKIVIDNKEVGFIGEVHPDLINDLELRGRVFIVELILDKVFSNLRVRQVSYKQFSQYPPVYKDLSIVVRDNILAEDVILFIYKISDKISSVDLYDVYKGKGIKDNERSLTFRITFSDMNKTLTDNETNNILNNIIDCVTKEFQAELR
- a CDS encoding RNA chaperone Hfq, giving the protein MSLTANIEFIYLHNARLRYLELEFLLNKGVVYKSQIVDFDQYTINIKVEDFTYNIVKRDLQCVRPVKNVLVVDIDYISKTYYLAGVNSRVRHRRPPIQDIFLNEVRKYGLSVELLMKDLKVYRGKILGFDNFTILLNIDDIQHMFYKNNILEVYPLEQKFEIIKYVEEKSNG
- the pheS gene encoding phenylalanine--tRNA ligase subunit alpha, which codes for MDRIFLEEIENINTYKDEIGAANNLEDLYSVKLKYLGKKGIITSLNKNLRDIPKEERRDYGRIIQETRKDFERLYLEKERELKRKAQNERLKGEFIDVSLPGFPFSCGCIHPITQIYYKIVNIFVSMGFEIAEGPEVEKEFYNFEALNIPKDHPARDMQDTFYIDQELLLRTHTSPVQVRVMEGKKPPIRIIAPGKVYRCDNDISHTPMFHQVEGLFVDKDVTFANLKATLISFIEKLFEDKRPVRFRPSYFPFTEPSAEVDIGCVVCDGKGCRLCGNTGWLEVLGCGMVHPNVFKAVHLDANKYSGYAFGLGIERIAMLLYRINDIRLFFENNLNFLRQF
- the infC gene encoding translation initiation factor IF-3; this translates as MGRESTDKNVRINDRINYPNVRLILEDGKQFGVVKTEEALNMARERGLDLVEVAPQAKPPVCRIMDYGKYKFEQAKKDKEARKKQRLHQIEIKEIKLRPKIDEHDYNVKLKHIKRFLSAGNKVKLTVRYRGRERIFQEHGIRLIEKVLDDVSELGFAEKKSLEKGKPHIVIIAPKNNLKAGGEGEKN
- the rplT gene encoding 50S ribosomal protein L20; protein product: MPRAKGGFKTRRRRKKWLSLTKGFRGAPNNVYRLSRQAAERAQASAYRGRKQKKRDYRRLWVIRLNAALREENISYSRFIHLLRQNNIDINRKALSELSINDNESFKALVKKVKSMD